One stretch of Aquimarina sp. Aq107 DNA includes these proteins:
- a CDS encoding acyl carrier protein, translating into MSREEILSKVKTAFVSVLEHENFQLSNETTANDVDGWESITHMMIITEVEKTFDIKFKLMDLMNMNNVGDLLNSIESELQA; encoded by the coding sequence ATGAGTAGAGAAGAGATTTTATCTAAGGTAAAAACAGCATTTGTTTCTGTATTAGAACATGAAAATTTCCAACTTTCTAATGAAACCACAGCAAATGATGTAGATGGATGGGAATCTATTACACATATGATGATCATAACCGAAGTAGAAAAAACATTTGATATAAAATTTAAGTTAATGGACTTAATGAATATGAATAATGTTGGAGATTTACTTAATAGTATCGAGTCCGAATTACAAGCGTAA
- a CDS encoding sugar transferase — protein MYNSFIKRFIDFTLCFIGVLILSPLILVLIILLMIANNGKPFFFQSRPGKNEKVFRIIKFKSMNDKKDEKGELLPFEDRITKTGKFIRKYSLDEIPQLFNVIKGDMSLIGPRPLLVKYLPLYNDYQKKRHDVRPGITGWAQVNGRNAISWDEKFKLDVWYTENKSFKLDLKIIFMTVKKVLFKEDINSGENVNMPTFTGNN, from the coding sequence ATGTATAATTCATTTATTAAACGTTTTATAGACTTTACACTTTGTTTTATAGGTGTTTTGATACTATCACCATTGATATTAGTTTTAATTATATTGTTAATGATAGCTAATAATGGTAAGCCATTCTTTTTTCAATCGAGACCTGGTAAAAATGAAAAAGTTTTCAGGATTATTAAGTTTAAAAGTATGAATGATAAAAAAGATGAAAAAGGAGAGTTATTACCTTTTGAGGATAGGATTACAAAAACTGGTAAGTTTATAAGAAAATATTCTTTAGATGAGATACCTCAATTATTTAATGTGATCAAAGGTGATATGAGTTTAATAGGACCTAGACCACTTTTAGTAAAATATTTACCGCTATATAATGATTATCAGAAAAAAAGACATGATGTACGACCTGGCATTACAGGTTGGGCACAGGTAAATGGGCGAAACGCGATTTCTTGGGATGAGAAATTTAAACTGGATGTTTGGTATACTGAGAATAAAAGCTTTAAACTTGATTTAAAGATTATTTTTATGACAGTAAAGAAAGTTCTATTCAAAGAAGATATAAACAGCGGAGAAAATGTAAATATGCCTACTTTTACAGGTAACAATTAA
- a CDS encoding NeuD/PglB/VioB family sugar acetyltransferase, whose protein sequence is MKNAVIIGAGTQGQVYASYLKEAGVNIVGFIDDNPDLAGKDVINIPVIGRYKDLFLDDFKNKIQDVYCPIGVNAVRVEYLSTLKKEGYGIPGFLHHTVSIAPDVTIGEAVYMLAGNIVMPHTTIGNYIMINMDSTIAHHVTLEDGVFMSSGVNIGALINVRENAYVGMGVTAMTGVKEIGKETLIGAGTVIIKDVPEYTTVVGNPARVIKTKKP, encoded by the coding sequence TTGAAAAATGCTGTAATAATAGGAGCAGGTACACAAGGTCAGGTATACGCTTCGTACCTTAAAGAAGCAGGAGTTAATATTGTCGGTTTTATTGATGATAATCCTGATCTCGCAGGTAAAGATGTTATTAATATACCTGTTATTGGTAGATATAAGGATTTGTTTTTAGATGATTTTAAAAATAAAATTCAAGATGTATATTGCCCTATTGGTGTAAATGCTGTAAGAGTAGAATATTTATCTACTTTAAAAAAAGAAGGGTATGGAATACCTGGTTTTTTACATCATACTGTGTCTATAGCGCCAGATGTTACTATAGGAGAAGCTGTATATATGCTAGCCGGTAATATTGTGATGCCACATACAACTATCGGGAACTATATAATGATTAATATGGATAGTACTATTGCCCATCATGTAACATTAGAAGATGGAGTTTTTATGTCGTCTGGAGTTAATATAGGTGCTTTAATCAATGTAAGAGAAAATGCTTATGTGGGTATGGGAGTTACTGCTATGACTGGTGTTAAAGAAATAGGGAAAGAAACATTAATAGGGGCAGGAACAGTAATAATTAAAGATGTTCCAGAATATACGACAGTAGTTGGTAATCCAGCTCGCGTAATAAAAACAAAAAAACCATAG